From a region of the Xanthomonas rydalmerensis genome:
- the salA gene encoding salicylate 1-monooxygenase produces the protein MNPASPLRIGIVGGGIAGVGLALGLCRHRHLDVQLFESAPAFGEIGAGVSFGPNAVRALAGLGMGEPYAELADRTPAPWQDVWFEWRRGEDARLLGQTLAPGVGQSSVHRADFLDALATRLPFGLAQFGKRAVAVEQDADAARVRFADGSQYEGDVLIAADGIKSALRGEVLRALGHAPAEPRFTGTCAYRGLIDAARLRAAFATRGVDAHLVDVPQMLLGLDAHILTFPVKQGRLINVVAFVSDRSDPAPQWRTGQAWVREASRREMLEAFAHWGEAARTLLECIDTPTHWALHDLAELPGYVHGRLALIGDAAHAMLPHQGAGAGQGLEDAYLLAQLLATPGLTRGDLPALLQVYERLRLPRACRVQRTSREAGELYELRDPQAGADDTRLAQTLAQRFDWIWTHDLEAEVEQGRRMLAAGVTAGA, from the coding sequence ATGAACCCTGCATCCCCCCTGCGCATCGGCATCGTCGGCGGCGGCATCGCCGGCGTCGGCCTGGCCCTGGGCCTGTGCCGCCACCGCCATCTCGACGTGCAGTTGTTCGAATCGGCACCAGCCTTCGGCGAAATCGGCGCCGGCGTCTCGTTCGGTCCCAACGCGGTGCGCGCGCTGGCTGGCCTGGGCATGGGCGAGCCCTATGCCGAACTCGCCGACCGCACGCCGGCACCGTGGCAGGACGTGTGGTTCGAATGGCGCCGCGGCGAGGACGCGCGGCTGCTGGGGCAGACCCTGGCGCCGGGCGTCGGCCAGTCCTCGGTGCATCGCGCTGACTTCCTCGACGCGCTGGCCACGCGCCTGCCGTTCGGGCTGGCCCAGTTCGGCAAGCGCGCGGTCGCTGTGGAGCAGGATGCCGACGCGGCGCGCGTGCGCTTCGCCGACGGCAGCCAGTACGAAGGCGACGTGCTGATCGCCGCCGACGGCATCAAGTCGGCCTTGCGCGGCGAGGTGCTGCGCGCGCTCGGCCACGCGCCGGCGGAGCCGCGCTTCACCGGCACTTGCGCCTATCGCGGCCTGATCGACGCGGCGCGGTTGCGCGCCGCCTTCGCCACGCGCGGTGTGGACGCGCACCTGGTCGACGTGCCGCAGATGTTGCTGGGCCTGGACGCGCACATCCTCACCTTCCCGGTGAAGCAGGGCCGGCTGATCAATGTGGTCGCCTTCGTCTCCGACCGCAGCGACCCGGCGCCGCAGTGGCGTACCGGCCAGGCCTGGGTGCGCGAGGCCAGCCGTCGCGAGATGCTGGAGGCGTTCGCGCACTGGGGCGAGGCGGCGCGCACTTTGCTGGAGTGCATCGACACGCCCACGCACTGGGCGCTGCACGATCTGGCCGAGTTGCCCGGCTACGTGCACGGGCGGCTGGCGCTGATCGGGGATGCCGCGCACGCGATGCTGCCGCACCAGGGCGCCGGCGCCGGGCAGGGCCTGGAGGACGCCTATCTGCTGGCGCAACTGCTGGCCACGCCCGGCCTGACCCGCGGCGATCTGCCGGCCCTGCTGCAGGTCTACGAGCGCCTGCGCCTGCCGCGCGCCTGCCGCGTGCAGCGCACCTCGCGCGAGGCCGGCGAGCTGTACGAGCTGCGCGATCCGCAGGCCGGCGCCGACGATACGCGGCTGGCGCAGACGCTGGCGCAGCGCTTCGACTGGATCTGGACGCACGACCTGGAGGCCGAAGTGGAGCAGGGGCGGCGGATGCTGGCCGCGGGCGTCACCGCGGGCGCCTAG
- a CDS encoding DMT family transporter yields the protein MPTSRSNAAAAAWMIAAVAFFSLMDASMKQLSTHYPALQVAALRGGASLPFVLVWVLASAGPHAIWPVRWGLHLLRGVLGIAMIGCFAWALRSLPLSTAYTIYFVAPLLVAALSVPLLGEYVGPRRWAAIGVGLVGVLVVLRPGMDGFVSLPGLMVLLAAVAYAVASVLVSLLARTDTSQSLVVWFLLIMALGAGALALPDWTPLRPADTGWIAGMGLAGALGQVALTQAFRRGDASLVAPLEYSGLLWVIPWDWLLWRKLPDAWTWVGGAIIVASGLYLLHRERIRAVAHPPPQARP from the coding sequence ATGCCCACCTCCCGTTCCAATGCCGCAGCCGCCGCGTGGATGATCGCCGCGGTCGCGTTCTTTTCGCTGATGGATGCGTCCATGAAGCAGCTCAGCACGCACTATCCGGCGCTGCAGGTCGCGGCGCTGCGCGGCGGCGCCTCGCTGCCGTTCGTGCTGGTGTGGGTGCTGGCCAGCGCCGGGCCGCATGCGATCTGGCCGGTGCGCTGGGGGCTGCACCTGCTGCGCGGCGTGCTCGGCATCGCCATGATCGGCTGCTTCGCCTGGGCCTTGCGCAGCCTGCCGCTGTCCACCGCCTACACCATCTACTTCGTCGCCCCGCTGCTGGTGGCGGCGCTGTCGGTGCCGCTGCTCGGCGAGTACGTGGGTCCGCGGCGCTGGGCGGCGATCGGCGTCGGCCTGGTCGGCGTGCTGGTGGTGCTGCGCCCCGGCATGGATGGGTTCGTCTCGCTGCCGGGGCTGATGGTGCTGCTGGCGGCCGTGGCCTATGCGGTCGCCTCGGTGTTGGTCAGCCTGCTGGCGCGCACCGACACGTCGCAGTCGCTGGTAGTGTGGTTCCTGCTGATCATGGCGCTGGGCGCCGGCGCGTTGGCGCTGCCGGACTGGACCCCGCTGCGCCCGGCCGACACCGGCTGGATCGCCGGCATGGGCCTGGCCGGGGCGCTGGGCCAGGTGGCGCTGACCCAGGCGTTCCGCCGCGGCGACGCCTCGCTGGTCGCGCCGCTGGAGTACAGCGGCCTGCTGTGGGTGATTCCCTGGGACTGGCTGCTGTGGCGCAAGCTGCCCGACGCCTGGACCTGGGTGGGCGGGGCGATCATCGTCGCCAGCGGCCTGTATCTGCTGCACCGCGAGCGGATCCGCGCGGTGGCGCATCCGCCGCCGCAGGCGCGGCCGTAG
- a CDS encoding methionine ABC transporter ATP-binding protein, translating into MIQFERLHKSYSVAGQPVVALHPLDLRIDAGEVFGIIGHSGAGKSTLIRLINRLEEPSGGRLIIDGEDVTALDRAGLRTLRQRVGMIFQHFNLLSSRTVAGNVAFPLELAGTPRAEIDARVAELLERVGLAAHAGKYPAQLSGGQKQRVGIARALATRPRILLCDEATSALDPQTTASVLALLAQINRELGLTIVLITHEMEVIRRVCDRVAVLDAGRLVESGPVTEVFLHPQHPTTKRFVSEAEHVDEAELYRDLTAVDGRILRLTFLGTDTYAPLLGRIARATAVDYNILSGRIDRIKDTPYGQLTVALVGGDMDAAQAAFVAAGVHVQELRR; encoded by the coding sequence TTGATCCAGTTCGAGCGCCTGCACAAGTCCTATTCCGTCGCCGGCCAGCCGGTCGTGGCGCTGCATCCGCTCGACCTGCGCATCGACGCCGGCGAGGTGTTCGGCATCATCGGCCATTCCGGCGCCGGCAAGTCGACCCTGATCCGGCTGATCAACCGGCTCGAGGAGCCCAGCGGCGGCCGCCTGATCATCGACGGCGAGGACGTCACCGCGCTGGATCGCGCCGGGCTGCGCACACTGCGCCAGCGCGTGGGCATGATCTTCCAGCACTTCAACCTGCTGTCCTCGCGCACGGTCGCCGGCAACGTCGCGTTCCCGCTGGAACTGGCCGGCACACCGCGCGCGGAGATCGACGCGCGGGTGGCCGAACTGCTGGAGCGGGTGGGGCTGGCCGCGCATGCCGGCAAGTATCCGGCGCAGCTGTCGGGCGGGCAGAAGCAGCGCGTCGGCATCGCCCGCGCCCTGGCCACGCGCCCGCGGATCCTGCTGTGCGACGAGGCCACCAGCGCGCTGGATCCGCAGACCACCGCCTCGGTGCTGGCGCTGCTGGCGCAGATCAACCGCGAACTGGGCCTGACCATCGTGCTGATCACCCACGAGATGGAAGTGATCCGCCGCGTCTGCGACCGCGTGGCGGTGCTCGACGCCGGGCGCCTGGTCGAGAGTGGGCCGGTCACCGAGGTGTTCCTGCATCCGCAGCATCCGACCACCAAGCGCTTCGTCTCCGAGGCCGAACACGTCGACGAGGCCGAGCTGTACCGCGACCTCACCGCGGTGGACGGGCGCATCCTGCGGCTGACCTTCCTCGGCACCGACACCTACGCGCCGCTGCTCGGGCGCATCGCCCGCGCCACCGCGGTGGACTACAACATCCTGTCCGGGCGCATCGACCGGATCAAGGACACCCCTTACGGCCAACTGACCGTGGCCCTGGTCGGTGGCGACATGGATGCGGCGCAGGCCGCCTTCGTCGCCGCCGGCGTGCATGTGCAGGAGCTGCGCCGATGA
- a CDS encoding alpha/beta hydrolase, which yields MQTYLLLHGSWHDGHAWDGVAEHLRAHGAQVHAPTIAGHGAGADKRVSHADCVASVVDYVRRHDLRDLVVLGHSWGGSIVQRLAEEEPERCKRLVFHNAFVLRDGEALFDLLPSHYQALWKNAVDADGGIMLPFPIWRDGFIGDADLAQAQQAYAQLSPTPARSHFDAVPLKRFHELLIPRSWLYATDDVALPPGEYGWHPRLSARLGAYRLVSLPGSHEVCFSAPARLAEKILLAGRD from the coding sequence ATGCAAACCTATCTGTTGCTGCACGGTTCTTGGCATGACGGCCACGCCTGGGATGGCGTCGCCGAGCACCTGCGCGCGCACGGTGCGCAGGTGCATGCGCCGACCATCGCCGGGCATGGCGCCGGCGCCGACAAGCGCGTCTCGCACGCCGACTGCGTGGCCTCGGTGGTGGACTACGTGCGCCGCCACGATCTGCGCGACCTGGTCGTGCTCGGCCACAGCTGGGGCGGCAGCATCGTGCAGCGCCTGGCGGAAGAGGAACCGGAACGCTGCAAGCGCCTGGTGTTCCACAACGCCTTCGTGTTGCGCGACGGCGAGGCGCTGTTCGACCTGCTGCCGTCGCACTACCAAGCGCTGTGGAAGAACGCGGTCGATGCCGACGGCGGCATCATGCTGCCGTTCCCGATCTGGCGCGACGGCTTCATCGGCGACGCCGACCTGGCGCAGGCGCAGCAGGCCTACGCGCAGCTGAGCCCGACCCCGGCGCGCAGCCATTTCGACGCGGTGCCGCTCAAGCGCTTCCACGAACTGCTGATCCCGCGCAGCTGGCTCTACGCCACCGACGATGTGGCGCTGCCGCCGGGCGAGTACGGCTGGCATCCGCGGCTGAGTGCGCGCCTGGGCGCCTATCGCCTGGTCAGCCTGCCGGGCAGCCACGAAGTGTGTTTCAGCGCGCCCGCGCGGCTGGCCGAAAAGATCCTGCTGGCCGGCCGCGACTGA
- a CDS encoding OmpW/AlkL family protein, with the protein MRSIQILSLAVVSALAFAPAAFAQDADTASGKHFSVVGSATLLDTHSKPAAGLDVDGGPAPTISASWLINDNWAVELWGAADKFNHRVKADGVGKVGTVEQQPIALSGQYHFGQADNVFRPFVGVGYYESNFSNEKIDALAGTGQHVSLDTAKGAIGTVGVDMNINSTWFARADARYMHSRPEVKVAGEGTGEDLKLDPWLFSFGVGARF; encoded by the coding sequence ATGCGGTCCATTCAGATCCTGAGCCTGGCTGTCGTGTCCGCCCTTGCGTTTGCGCCCGCCGCATTCGCACAGGATGCCGATACCGCGTCCGGCAAGCATTTCTCCGTCGTCGGCAGCGCGACCCTGCTCGACACGCACTCCAAGCCGGCGGCCGGCCTCGACGTCGACGGCGGCCCGGCGCCGACCATCAGCGCCAGCTGGCTGATCAACGACAATTGGGCGGTCGAACTGTGGGGCGCTGCCGACAAGTTCAACCACCGCGTCAAGGCGGACGGCGTTGGCAAGGTCGGCACCGTCGAACAGCAGCCGATCGCGCTGAGCGGCCAGTACCACTTCGGCCAGGCGGACAACGTGTTCCGTCCGTTCGTCGGCGTCGGTTACTACGAGTCCAACTTCAGCAACGAGAAGATCGACGCGCTTGCCGGTACCGGCCAGCACGTGAGCCTGGACACCGCCAAGGGCGCCATCGGCACCGTCGGCGTGGACATGAACATCAACTCCACCTGGTTCGCCCGTGCCGATGCGCGCTACATGCATTCGCGTCCGGAAGTGAAGGTGGCCGGCGAAGGCACCGGCGAAGACCTGAAGCTGGATCCGTGGCTGTTCAGCTTCGGCGTCGGCGCGCGCTTCTAA
- a CDS encoding methionine ABC transporter permease, with protein sequence MSPFATAAAGFFRNLDAGKWSEIGRATVDTLLMLGGSLPLTLLIGLPLGVLLFLTGPRQTHQKPLLYGGLALVINVLRSVPFIILMIAMIPLTLWAMGTSLGVRGAILPLVVGAAPFYARLVETALREVDRGVVEASLAMGATTWQLVTRVLLPEARPGLIAGATVTTIALIGFTAMGGAIGSGGLGDLAYRDGYQRSHADVALVTVVILLLLVQALQMLGDRLVAHYSRR encoded by the coding sequence ATGAGCCCGTTCGCCACCGCCGCCGCCGGCTTCTTCCGCAATCTCGATGCCGGCAAGTGGAGCGAGATCGGCCGCGCCACCGTCGACACCCTGCTGATGCTCGGCGGCTCGCTGCCGCTGACCCTGCTGATCGGCCTGCCGCTGGGTGTGCTGCTGTTCCTGACCGGCCCGCGCCAGACCCACCAGAAGCCGCTGCTGTACGGCGGCCTGGCGCTGGTCATCAACGTGCTGCGCTCGGTGCCCTTCATCATCCTGATGATCGCGATGATCCCGCTGACGCTGTGGGCGATGGGCACCTCGCTGGGCGTGCGCGGCGCGATCCTGCCGTTGGTGGTGGGTGCGGCGCCGTTCTACGCGCGGCTGGTGGAGACCGCACTGCGCGAAGTGGACCGCGGCGTGGTCGAGGCTAGCCTGGCGATGGGCGCGACCACCTGGCAACTGGTGACGCGGGTGCTGCTGCCGGAAGCGCGGCCGGGCCTGATCGCCGGCGCCACGGTGACCACCATCGCCCTGATCGGCTTCACCGCGATGGGCGGCGCGATCGGTTCCGGCGGCCTCGGCGACCTGGCCTACCGCGACGGCTACCAGCGCTCGCATGCCGACGTGGCGCTGGTGACGGTGGTGATCCTGCTGCTGCTGGTGCAGGCGCTGCAGATGCTCGGCGACCGCCTGGTCGCGCATTACAGCCGGCGCTGA
- a CDS encoding MetQ/NlpA family ABC transporter substrate-binding protein, with protein sequence MTRFPFRLLLASAVLALGGCGKPDAGAASDHLSVAATAVPHAEILEVVKPMLEQQGVTLDVRVFNDYVQPNDQVVQKQIDVNYFQTEPYLQAYNRDRKSDLVTVVGVHIEPFGAYSRRYKSLDALPQGADVVIPNDPSNNSRALILLDKAGVIKLKDPRNALSTQRDIVANPKQLKFRELDSAMLPRVLDQVDLALINTNYALDAGLNPTRDALAIESKDSPYVNFLVARADNKDDPRVQKLAKALTSPEVKAFIQRKYQGAVLPAF encoded by the coding sequence ATGACCCGATTCCCGTTCCGCCTCCTGCTCGCCAGCGCCGTGCTCGCCCTCGGCGGTTGCGGCAAGCCCGATGCCGGCGCCGCCAGCGACCACCTCAGCGTCGCCGCCACCGCGGTGCCGCACGCCGAGATCCTGGAGGTGGTCAAGCCGATGCTGGAACAGCAGGGCGTGACCCTGGACGTGCGCGTGTTCAACGACTACGTGCAGCCCAACGACCAGGTGGTGCAGAAGCAGATCGACGTGAACTACTTCCAGACCGAGCCCTACCTGCAGGCCTACAACCGCGACCGCAAGAGCGATCTGGTCACCGTAGTCGGCGTGCACATCGAGCCGTTCGGCGCTTATTCGCGCCGCTACAAGTCGCTGGACGCACTGCCGCAGGGCGCCGACGTGGTGATCCCCAACGACCCCAGCAACAACAGCCGCGCGCTGATCCTGCTGGACAAGGCCGGGGTCATCAAGCTCAAGGACCCGCGCAATGCGCTGTCCACCCAGCGCGACATCGTCGCCAATCCCAAGCAGCTGAAGTTCCGCGAGCTGGATTCGGCGATGCTGCCGCGGGTGCTGGACCAGGTCGACCTGGCGCTGATCAACACCAACTACGCGCTCGACGCCGGACTCAATCCCACCCGCGACGCGCTGGCGATCGAGAGCAAGGATTCGCCATACGTGAACTTCCTGGTCGCGCGTGCCGACAACAAGGACGATCCGCGCGTGCAGAAGCTGGCCAAGGCGTTGACCAGCCCGGAAGTGAAGGCCTTCATCCAGCGCAAGTACCAGGGCGCGGTGTTGCCCGCGTTCTGA
- a CDS encoding DNA-deoxyinosine glycosylase, translated as MTTQPLLQGLPAQIRDDCRVLVLGSMPGAASLQQARYYAHPRNRFWPLMAALCGFDVALDAEARMQALHAAGVGLWDVIGQCRRRGSLDAAIVRGSEVPNALPERIAQLPQLRVIACNGAAAAQAFARFVQPQLPLRDPPLVLLALPSSSPANAAFAWPRLLQAWSQLQPWLRAPAAGD; from the coding sequence GTGACGACGCAGCCGCTGTTGCAGGGTCTGCCCGCGCAGATACGCGACGATTGCCGGGTGCTGGTGCTCGGCTCCATGCCAGGCGCGGCGTCGTTGCAGCAGGCGCGTTACTACGCGCATCCACGCAACCGGTTCTGGCCACTGATGGCGGCGCTGTGCGGTTTCGATGTGGCACTGGACGCCGAAGCGCGGATGCAGGCGCTGCACGCCGCCGGCGTCGGCCTGTGGGACGTGATCGGCCAGTGCCGACGCCGCGGCAGCCTGGATGCGGCGATCGTGCGCGGCAGCGAAGTCCCCAATGCCTTGCCCGAACGCATCGCGCAGTTGCCGCAGTTGCGCGTCATCGCCTGCAACGGCGCGGCGGCGGCGCAGGCGTTCGCGCGCTTCGTGCAGCCGCAACTGCCGCTGCGCGATCCGCCGCTGGTACTGCTGGCGCTGCCTTCCAGCAGTCCGGCCAATGCCGCCTTCGCCTGGCCGCGCTTGCTGCAGGCGTGGTCTCAGCTGCAGCCCTGGTTGCGCGCGCCGGCAGCCGGTGATTGA
- a CDS encoding YajQ family cyclic di-GMP-binding protein has protein sequence MPSFDIVSEVDKHELTNAVDQANRELSTRFDFKGVEAKFELDDQVITQSAPSDFQVKQMTDILRARLLARGIDVRCLEFGDVETNLAGARQKITVKQGIEQKLGKKIVASLKEAKLKVEAQINGDKLRVSGKKRDDLQDAIALLKKSDFELPLQFDNFRD, from the coding sequence ATGCCTTCCTTCGATATCGTTTCCGAAGTCGACAAGCACGAACTGACCAATGCCGTCGACCAGGCCAACCGCGAGCTGTCGACGCGTTTCGACTTCAAGGGCGTGGAGGCCAAGTTCGAGCTGGACGACCAGGTCATCACGCAGTCCGCGCCCAGCGATTTCCAGGTCAAGCAGATGACCGACATCCTGCGCGCGCGCCTGCTGGCCCGCGGCATCGACGTGCGCTGCCTGGAGTTCGGCGACGTGGAGACCAACCTGGCCGGCGCGCGGCAGAAGATCACCGTCAAGCAGGGCATCGAGCAGAAGCTGGGCAAAAAGATCGTGGCCTCGCTCAAGGAGGCCAAGCTGAAGGTGGAAGCGCAGATCAACGGCGACAAGCTGCGGGTCAGCGGCAAGAAGCGCGACGACCTGCAGGACGCGATCGCGCTGCTGAAGAAGAGCGATTTCGAGCTGCCGCTGCAGTTCGACAACTTCCGCGACTGA
- the aceF gene encoding dihydrolipoyllysine-residue acetyltransferase — protein MAEIKEALVPDIGDYSDVPVIEVLVAVGDTVKKDQSLVTLESDKATMEVPSPFAGVVKELKVKVGDSLSEGKVVALIEVAEGGASAAPAAPAAAKATPAPAQQAAAPAAAPSQNAVKPAPAAAAAAAGGVVEARVPDIGDYSDVPVIEVLVAVGDTVKKDQSLVTLESDKATMEVPSSVAGVVKEIKVKVGDSLSEGKVVALIEVAGSDADAPSAPAIQPSAETGGGVEPVPTSSAPDKLAQREIAQVQATAPAKAAAPSATQSSPPVAFDADSVLPQKVPYASPAVRVFARELGVDLFQVSGSEQGGRISKDDVQRYVKAALSGAAPAAAGAAPAAGGNGLNLLPWPKVDFAKFGEVEVKPLSRIKKISGANLARNWAMIPHVTQFEQADITDLEALRVALNKENEKAGIKLTMLAFLLKASAAALKQFPEFNASLDASGENLTLKKYFHIGFAADTPNGLVVPVIRDVDKKGVVELARESGELAKKARDGKLGPADMSGGCFSISSLGGIGGTAFTPIVNAPEVAILGVSKSSIQPVWNGKEFAPKLLLPLSLSYDHRVIDGAAAARFTTYLSQVLADMRRVLL, from the coding sequence ATGGCCGAAATCAAGGAAGCACTTGTCCCCGATATCGGTGACTACAGCGACGTCCCGGTAATCGAAGTGCTGGTGGCCGTCGGCGACACGGTGAAGAAGGACCAGAGCCTGGTCACCCTGGAGTCGGACAAGGCGACGATGGAAGTGCCGTCGCCGTTCGCCGGCGTGGTCAAGGAACTCAAGGTCAAGGTCGGCGACAGCCTGTCCGAGGGCAAGGTGGTGGCGCTGATCGAAGTGGCCGAGGGTGGCGCCAGTGCCGCACCCGCCGCGCCTGCGGCCGCCAAGGCCACGCCCGCGCCGGCCCAGCAGGCCGCCGCCCCGGCCGCCGCACCCTCGCAGAATGCGGTCAAGCCGGCGCCGGCCGCTGCCGCTGCCGCGGCGGGCGGCGTGGTCGAAGCGCGGGTGCCGGACATCGGCGACTACAGCGACGTGCCGGTGATCGAGGTGCTGGTCGCGGTCGGCGACACGGTCAAGAAGGACCAGAGCCTGGTCACCCTGGAGTCGGACAAGGCGACGATGGAAGTGCCCTCGTCGGTGGCCGGCGTGGTCAAGGAAATCAAGGTCAAGGTCGGCGACAGCCTGTCCGAGGGCAAGGTGGTGGCGCTGATCGAAGTGGCCGGCAGCGATGCCGACGCACCGTCCGCGCCCGCGATCCAGCCCAGCGCCGAGACCGGCGGCGGCGTCGAGCCGGTGCCGACCTCCTCTGCGCCGGACAAGCTGGCCCAGCGCGAAATCGCCCAGGTCCAGGCCACGGCGCCGGCCAAGGCGGCCGCGCCGTCCGCCACCCAGAGCAGCCCGCCGGTGGCGTTCGACGCCGACAGCGTGCTGCCGCAGAAGGTGCCCTATGCGAGCCCGGCGGTGCGCGTGTTCGCCCGCGAACTCGGCGTGGACCTGTTCCAGGTCAGCGGCTCGGAACAGGGCGGCCGCATCAGCAAGGACGACGTGCAGCGCTACGTCAAGGCGGCGCTGTCCGGCGCCGCGCCGGCTGCTGCGGGTGCCGCACCTGCCGCCGGCGGCAACGGCCTGAACCTGCTGCCGTGGCCGAAGGTGGACTTCGCCAAGTTCGGCGAGGTCGAGGTCAAGCCGCTGTCGCGGATCAAGAAGATCTCCGGCGCCAACCTGGCGCGCAACTGGGCGATGATCCCGCACGTCACCCAGTTCGAGCAGGCCGACATCACCGACCTGGAAGCCCTGCGCGTGGCGCTGAACAAGGAAAACGAGAAGGCCGGCATCAAGCTGACCATGCTCGCCTTCCTGCTCAAGGCCAGCGCCGCGGCGCTGAAGCAGTTCCCCGAGTTCAACGCCTCGCTCGATGCCAGCGGCGAGAACCTGACCCTGAAGAAGTACTTCCACATCGGCTTCGCCGCCGACACCCCGAACGGGCTGGTGGTGCCGGTGATCCGCGACGTGGACAAGAAGGGCGTGGTCGAGCTGGCGCGCGAGAGCGGCGAGCTGGCCAAGAAGGCGCGCGACGGCAAGCTGGGCCCGGCCGACATGAGCGGCGGCTGCTTCTCGATCAGCTCGCTCGGCGGCATCGGCGGCACCGCCTTCACCCCGATCGTCAATGCGCCGGAAGTGGCGATCCTGGGCGTGTCCAAGTCGTCGATCCAGCCGGTCTGGAACGGCAAGGAATTCGCGCCCAAGCTGCTCTTGCCGCTGTCGCTGAGCTACGACCACCGCGTCATCGACGGTGCCGCGGCCGCGCGCTTCACCACCTACCTGAGCCAGGTGCTGGCGGACATGCGCCGCGTGCTGCTGTAA
- a CDS encoding DUF1453 domain-containing protein yields the protein MPLLLAIPLAIVIALAVTAVLLPLSLLQRFRVGTARRQARGWLIAVQLWSALLSSVVLLVFALIAAHWWPGAAISALAGWGIGVLLGALGIVATRFEPLPHGLHYTPNLWLVLGMTALVAVRIGAGVWQGWRSLVDGAAWPTEGWMSHASLLAAAALLLGYACAYAWLLRRRLRRFDRYRGFDRSPC from the coding sequence ATGCCGCTGCTGCTGGCCATTCCGCTGGCGATCGTGATCGCGCTGGCGGTGACCGCGGTGCTGCTGCCGCTGTCGCTGCTGCAGCGGTTCCGCGTGGGCACGGCGCGGCGTCAGGCGCGCGGTTGGCTGATCGCAGTGCAACTGTGGTCGGCGCTGCTGTCCAGCGTGGTGCTGCTGGTCTTCGCCCTGATCGCCGCGCACTGGTGGCCCGGTGCGGCCATCAGTGCGTTGGCCGGCTGGGGTATCGGCGTGCTGCTGGGTGCGCTCGGCATCGTCGCCACCCGCTTCGAGCCACTGCCGCACGGGCTGCACTACACGCCGAACCTGTGGCTGGTGCTGGGCATGACCGCGCTGGTGGCGGTGCGCATCGGTGCCGGGGTGTGGCAGGGCTGGCGCAGCCTGGTCGATGGTGCGGCCTGGCCCACCGAGGGCTGGATGAGCCACGCCAGCCTGCTGGCCGCGGCGGCCTTGTTACTCGGTTATGCCTGCGCCTATGCCTGGCTGTTGCGGCGGCGCCTGCGCCGTTTCGATCGCTACCGCGGTTTCGATCGCTCGCCGTGTTGA
- a CDS encoding OmpP1/FadL family transporter translates to MQQFRHPSRRTTQRHFKQRWTTLLWTMAAVSGGAAANNGVALPGYGAQTQGLAGTSIALPLDAAASANNPAGMGAVGDRVDADLTLISAPVRSQVGAARYKDDALVPVPTAGYNRQLNDDLSLGVSVFGHGVALDYGAPVYGSHDTLSKLQQVVLAPTLAWRVGEHQYLGLSPRLAYQRLHIAGLEGIGFQSAGADTAYGYGMALGWYGQLAPGLNAGITWSSRIRFGRLQRYRGLLPEGRLDLPQQAGAGLAWQPTAALTLAADWLWIDWSGERAYGNRIDQGGALGDADGPGFGWRSQRVFRLGADYRLDDAWSLRLGYSRASRLIPDSQAQLAVLAPLAQYRHYALGATWRLSPQLSLTGSVTHAPGGAVASGGVQAGTRDLTYFNLGIGWTFR, encoded by the coding sequence ATGCAGCAGTTCCGACATCCATCGCGTCGCACGACGCAACGCCACTTCAAGCAGCGCTGGACCACGCTGCTGTGGACCATGGCGGCGGTTTCCGGCGGCGCGGCCGCCAACAACGGCGTGGCCTTGCCCGGCTACGGCGCGCAGACCCAGGGCCTGGCCGGCACCTCGATCGCCTTGCCGCTGGATGCGGCGGCGTCGGCCAACAACCCGGCCGGCATGGGCGCGGTCGGCGACCGTGTCGATGCCGACCTCACCCTGATCTCCGCGCCGGTGCGCAGCCAGGTCGGCGCTGCCCGCTATAAGGACGATGCGCTGGTCCCGGTGCCGACCGCCGGCTACAACCGCCAGCTCAACGACGACCTGAGCCTGGGCGTGTCGGTGTTCGGGCATGGCGTGGCGCTGGACTATGGCGCCCCGGTCTACGGCAGCCATGACACCCTGTCCAAGCTGCAGCAGGTGGTGCTGGCGCCGACCCTGGCCTGGCGTGTGGGCGAGCACCAATACCTGGGCCTCTCGCCGCGGCTGGCCTATCAGCGCCTGCACATCGCCGGCCTGGAAGGCATCGGTTTCCAGTCGGCCGGTGCCGACACCGCGTACGGCTATGGCATGGCGCTGGGCTGGTACGGCCAGTTGGCGCCGGGTTTGAACGCGGGAATTACCTGGTCCAGCCGCATCCGCTTCGGCCGCCTGCAGCGCTACCGCGGGCTGCTGCCGGAAGGCCGCCTGGACCTGCCGCAGCAGGCCGGCGCCGGCCTGGCCTGGCAGCCCACCGCGGCACTGACACTGGCCGCCGATTGGCTGTGGATCGACTGGTCCGGCGAGCGCGCCTACGGCAATCGCATCGACCAGGGTGGCGCGCTCGGCGATGCGGACGGCCCCGGCTTCGGCTGGCGCAGCCAGCGCGTGTTCCGGCTTGGCGCCGACTACCGCCTCGACGATGCGTGGTCGTTGCGGCTGGGCTACTCGCGCGCCAGCCGCCTGATCCCCGACAGCCAGGCGCAACTGGCCGTGCTGGCGCCGCTGGCGCAATACCGCCACTACGCGTTGGGCGCGACCTGGCGGCTGTCGCCGCAGCTGTCGCTGACCGGCAGCGTCACCCACGCGCCGGGCGGCGCGGTCGCCAGCGGTGGCGTGCAGGCCGGGACCCGCGATCTCACCTACTTCAATCTCGGCATCGGCTGGACCTTCCGCTGA